Part of the Candidatus Palauibacter australiensis genome is shown below.
CGACGCCGGGGACGGCGCTGGTCGGCGTGGGCATCGTGCTCGGGACCGCCGCCTTCTGGTTCGCCGGCTTCGACACGATTCCGCAGGCGATGGAGGAGGTAGAGGAGGGCGCGAAGCTGCGGCTCCTGCCGCGCGTCATGGGCGCCTCGATCCTGTTCGCGCTCGTCTTCTACTGTCTCGTGATTCTGGCGACGGCCATGAGCATGCCCCGCGCGGAACTGCTCGCCTCGGAGCTTCCGGCCGCGGCGGCGATCGAGGCCGCCCTGGGCTCGCCGTTCCTGGGCCGGGTCGTGCTGTTCGCCGGACTCTGCGGGCTCATCACGACGTGGAACGCGATCTTCTTCGCCTCCACGCGGATCGTCTTCGCCATGGCTCGCGCGCACATGATCCCCCACCGCCTCGCCAGGGTGCATGACCGCTACGGCTCACCGTCCGCCGCGGTCATCTTCGTGGCCGTCATGGGGAGCGTGGGGGCGCTGTTCGGCCGCAACGCCATCCTCGTCATCGTCGGAGGCGCCGCGATCTCGGCCATGATCGTCTTCCTGGTCGTCGTGCTCGGGGTCCTGCGGCTGCGCAAGACGCGCCCCGACCACCCGCGTCCCTACACCGTGCCCGGCGGCCGGGGCTTCCTTTATCTCAGTGCGGTCGTCGCGTTGGGGCTGCTCGGGGCTTCGATCTGGGAACCCTTCCACGGGGCGGGCGGCCGGATTCCCGCCGAGTGGATCGTCCTCGTCGTCTGGGCGGCGCTGGGGCTCGTCTTCTACCGCGCCGCCGCGCCCCTCCGCCGCGAGGTGAGCGACCGGCAACTCCGCTGGCTCATCCTCAGCGACGAGGATCCGGAATGAACACGAGTCGCCGTAGCTTCCTCCGGCAGTCCGCAGGCGCGCTGGCGCTGGCCCCGATCGTGCCGGTGGGGCGGCTCGCCCTGCGCGCCGGGCGAGACAGCGCGCTGCCGCAAGAGGCGTGGGTGGCGCGGGCGCGCGCCGAGATCCCCGCCTCTACGGAGAGCCTGTACTTCCAGACGGGCGGGATCGGCCCGGCTCCGAACGCGGTCATCGACCACGTCCAGGA
Proteins encoded:
- a CDS encoding APC family permease produces the protein MTEPTTRSATPDAGGEREVLGRGIRLRSLFSLAFGTIIGVGWITVMGAWLSGAGAIGAIIAFVLGGLGILAIGLCYSEMAAAYPVTGGEVAYVFEAWGARWSFAAAWFLAFSYIFTTSFEAISVEWVVSALVPGFGGPVIYTLLGQEVRLWSLALGLAVMAAITFINYRGGKTAAWFQDLMTAGLIILTLIFVVAGVVGGSVANLAPMFSGTTPGTALVGVGIVLGTAAFWFAGFDTIPQAMEEVEEGAKLRLLPRVMGASILFALVFYCLVILATAMSMPRAELLASELPAAAAIEAALGSPFLGRVVLFAGLCGLITTWNAIFFASTRIVFAMARAHMIPHRLARVHDRYGSPSAAVIFVAVMGSVGALFGRNAILVIVGGAAISAMIVFLVVVLGVLRLRKTRPDHPRPYTVPGGRGFLYLSAVVALGLLGASIWEPFHGAGGRIPAEWIVLVVWAALGLVFYRAAAPLRREVSDRQLRWLILSDEDPE